The region ACCTGGTCGACCCGGCAGCGGCAGGGACGGTGATTGAGAAAGCGCGCGGCCAGAACGTGCCAATCGTCTTCTTCAACAAAGAGCCTTCCCGTAAAGCGCTGGATAGCTATGACAAAGCGTATTATGTGGGCACTGACTCCAAAGAGTCCGGCATTATCCAGGGCGATCTGATTGCCAAACACTGGGCGGCGAACCCAAACTGGGATCTGAACAAAGACGGCCAGATTCAGTTCGTTCTGCTGAAAGGCGAACCGGGCCACCCGGATGCTGAAGCCCGTACCACGTACGTTATCAAAGAGCTGAACGACAAGGGTCTGAAAACCCAGCAGCTGGCGTTAGACACCGCAATGTGGGACACCGCTCAGGCGAAAGATAAGATGGATGCGTGGCTCTCTGGCCCGAACGCCAACAAAATTGAAGTGGTCATCGCCAACAACGATGCGATGGCAATGGGTGCCGTTGAAGCGCTGAAAGCACACAACAAATCCGCTATTCCTGTATTCGGTGTGGATGCCCTGCCAGAAGCGCTGGCGCTGGTGAAATCTGGCGCAATGGCCGGTACCGTGCTGAACGATGCCAACAACCAGGCGAAAGCCACCTTCGATCTGGCGAAAAACCTGG is a window of Enterobacter hormaechei ATCC 49162 DNA encoding:
- the mglB gene encoding galactose/glucose ABC transporter substrate-binding protein MglB, with protein sequence MNKKVLTLSAVMASMLFGAAAHAADTRIGVTIYKYDDNFMSVVRKAIEKDAKSAPDVQLLMNDSQNDQSKQNDQIDVLLAKGVKALAINLVDPAAAGTVIEKARGQNVPIVFFNKEPSRKALDSYDKAYYVGTDSKESGIIQGDLIAKHWAANPNWDLNKDGQIQFVLLKGEPGHPDAEARTTYVIKELNDKGLKTQQLALDTAMWDTAQAKDKMDAWLSGPNANKIEVVIANNDAMAMGAVEALKAHNKSAIPVFGVDALPEALALVKSGAMAGTVLNDANNQAKATFDLAKNLADGKGAADGTSWKIENKIVRVPYVGVDQSNLAEFIGK